From a single Shewanella denitrificans OS217 genomic region:
- a CDS encoding NCS2 family permease — protein MLEKLFKLKQHQTSLKQEAIAGLTTFLTMAYIIFVNPMMLADAGMDHGAVFVATCLAAAIGCFVMGFLANYPIALAPGMGLNAFFTYTVVGEMGYSWETALGAVFMSGVCFLVLSLAKIREWIVNSIPMSLRFGIAAGIGLFLALIGLKSAGIVVASPATLVTMGDITSFPALMSCLGFFLIIAMVHRGLKAAVIFSVMAITIFGLLFGDVSYQGLVAMPPSIMPTLMKMDLSSVLELSMLSVIFAFLFVDLFDTSGTLVAVAQRGGLLDEKGRLPRVKRALTADSLATIAGAALGTSTTTSYIESTAGVSAGGRTGLTAVVVGLLFLAALFISPLAGMVPVYATAGVLFYVAILMMSGLVHVDWDDLTEAAPVVVVCLLMPLTFSIANAIGFGFISYVAIKSMTGKFSDLNWGILFVAALFVAKFIYG, from the coding sequence ATGCTTGAAAAACTATTTAAACTCAAACAACATCAGACTAGCCTGAAACAAGAAGCCATAGCCGGTTTAACCACATTTCTAACCATGGCTTATATTATTTTTGTGAACCCCATGATGCTGGCCGATGCCGGCATGGATCATGGTGCAGTTTTCGTCGCGACCTGTTTAGCCGCCGCCATCGGCTGCTTTGTGATGGGTTTTCTGGCTAATTACCCCATAGCGCTTGCGCCAGGCATGGGCCTCAACGCTTTCTTCACTTATACCGTAGTTGGGGAGATGGGCTACAGCTGGGAGACAGCGTTAGGCGCTGTGTTCATGTCTGGGGTGTGTTTCTTGGTGTTATCCTTAGCCAAAATTCGTGAGTGGATAGTGAACAGCATTCCTATGTCGCTGCGCTTTGGCATCGCGGCGGGGATCGGACTTTTCCTCGCATTAATTGGCCTTAAAAGCGCCGGCATCGTTGTTGCAAGCCCTGCGACCTTAGTGACCATGGGAGACATCACTTCGTTTCCGGCATTAATGTCTTGCTTAGGCTTTTTCTTGATCATTGCCATGGTGCATCGCGGCCTTAAGGCTGCAGTGATTTTCAGCGTGATGGCAATTACCATCTTTGGGTTACTCTTTGGTGATGTGAGCTATCAAGGGCTTGTGGCTATGCCGCCTTCAATCATGCCAACCCTGATGAAAATGGACTTATCCAGCGTGCTTGAACTGAGCATGTTATCAGTTATTTTTGCTTTCTTATTTGTGGATTTATTCGATACTTCAGGGACCTTAGTGGCGGTCGCTCAGCGCGGGGGACTGCTCGATGAAAAAGGGCGCCTGCCTCGGGTCAAGCGCGCCTTAACCGCCGACAGTTTAGCCACCATAGCGGGGGCGGCATTAGGCACCTCAACCACCACAAGTTATATCGAAAGCACCGCTGGCGTTAGCGCCGGTGGCCGTACTGGATTAACCGCCGTGGTAGTGGGTCTGTTATTCTTAGCGGCTTTATTTATTTCACCATTAGCCGGTATGGTGCCCGTTTACGCCACTGCTGGGGTGTTGTTTTACGTGGCCATTTTGATGATGTCAGGGCTTGTGCATGTTGATTGGGATGATTTAACCGAAGCGGCCCCTGTGGTGGTGGTGTGTTTATTAATGCCACTGACATTCTCAATCGCTAACGCCATAGGGTTTGGTTTTATCTCTTATGTTGCGATTAAATCCATGACTGGGAAATTCAGTGACCTTAATTGGGGGATTTTATTCGTCGCCGCCTTGTTCGTGGCCAAGTTTATTTATGGCTAA
- a CDS encoding RluA family pseudouridine synthase: MMTPTMTSTAIDTFIAPPCLAQIQILYEDEAILAIDKPSGLLSLSGKNPLNLDSVHYRLVQDFADARLLHRLDFGTSGIILVARNKHINGLLTQQFQNRSVTKTYQALLMGKLSTDSGVIDAPIAKDAALFPRLKICELEGKSAMTEYKVLSYCEQTDLSRVQFTPITGRTHQLRLHSQHLGHPILGCDLYGGIVDGREPVSRMMLHAQSLAFTHPLTGGDMQINCPCPF, from the coding sequence ATAATGACACCGACAATGACATCCACAGCAATTGATACTTTTATCGCGCCGCCCTGTTTAGCACAGATTCAAATTCTATATGAAGATGAGGCGATATTAGCCATCGATAAACCTAGCGGCTTATTAAGTTTGTCGGGTAAAAATCCACTGAATTTAGATTCGGTGCATTATCGGTTAGTGCAAGATTTTGCCGATGCACGTTTATTGCATCGCCTCGATTTTGGTACCTCTGGGATCATTTTGGTGGCGCGGAATAAACACATTAATGGCTTATTGACCCAGCAATTTCAAAATAGAAGCGTGACTAAAACTTATCAAGCGCTATTAATGGGCAAGCTCAGCACCGACAGCGGGGTGATCGATGCCCCCATTGCTAAAGATGCAGCGCTGTTTCCACGGCTTAAAATATGTGAACTTGAGGGTAAAAGTGCGATGACTGAGTACAAAGTGCTAAGTTATTGTGAGCAGACTGACCTAAGCCGAGTGCAATTTACGCCGATAACTGGACGTACGCATCAGCTTAGGCTGCACAGTCAGCACCTAGGTCATCCTATTTTGGGCTGCGATCTCTATGGCGGCATAGTTGATGGAAGAGAGCCGGTTTCTAGGATGATGCTCCATGCGCAATCACTGGCGTTCACTCACCCGTTAACGGGGGGGGACATGCAAATTAACTGCCCTTGTCCATTTTAA
- a CDS encoding NADPH-dependent FMN reductase, which translates to MKIVAFAASSSSQSINKQLVGFAASLVLDAEVELLDLNDFELPLFSQDKEQLLGQPQLAKDFLQKLASADAILVSFAEHNGSYSAAYKNLFDWCSRIDGKVFQNKPCVFLSTSPGARGGASVLAQAVNSAPYFGAELKGSLSVPSFSAVFDTKEQALTEPKLFAELTQIIKLL; encoded by the coding sequence ATGAAAATCGTCGCATTTGCCGCCAGTAGCAGCAGTCAATCCATCAATAAACAGCTGGTCGGCTTTGCTGCAAGCTTAGTCTTAGATGCCGAGGTTGAGTTATTGGATCTGAATGATTTTGAGCTGCCGCTTTTTAGTCAAGACAAAGAACAACTGCTTGGGCAGCCGCAATTGGCCAAAGATTTCTTGCAAAAATTAGCCAGCGCCGATGCCATTCTAGTGTCGTTTGCCGAGCACAATGGTAGCTATAGCGCGGCCTATAAAAATCTGTTCGATTGGTGTTCGCGCATAGACGGCAAAGTGTTCCAGAATAAGCCTTGTGTGTTTCTGTCCACATCACCGGGTGCCCGTGGCGGTGCCAGTGTTCTCGCTCAAGCGGTCAATTCCGCCCCTTATTTTGGCGCCGAGCTTAAAGGCAGTCTCAGTGTGCCGAGCTTCTCTGCTGTATTCGATACTAAAGAACAAGCACTCACTGAACCAAAGCTCTTTGCTGAATTAACTCAAATCATCAAACTGCTTTGA
- a CDS encoding S8 family peptidase — translation MSLQTQAAELLSIDSANAIKDTYIVVFDTPSVLNTQDASAMADFATQQGNSLANEYNISVINNFGSALNGVLIKANAKQVNELLNDPKIKYIEQDQMMSITPQVSIAGDQASPTWGIDRIDQRDLPLSNSYHYDYDGTGVTAYVVDTGVLNGHNEFGGRASSGYDFIDNDSDTTDCNGHGTHVAGTIGGSTYGVAKNVNIVGVRVLNCSGSGSNSGVIAGINWVKNNASGPSVANMSLGGGASQATDDAVNAAVAAGISFVVAAGNDNSNACNYSPARAADAVTVGSTTSTDARSSFSNYGTCLDIYAPGSSIKSAWYTSNSATNTISGTSMAAPHVAGVAALYLNETPSMTPTQVTGMLSSRASSGKVSDAKTGSPNALLYSLAGGCGSDCPPPPGDTELFDEQAVSTSGAQGSETHYFIEVPANATSLAVNLAGGSGDADIYVSQGTKPTLTSYQCRPFKNGNNESCNFTNPAAGKWYVMVQGYSAYANANLTADYTVGGGSTCNTSDCLVNGVPRTGLAGASGSQTFYKVIVPANRTLTVAMSGGSGDADLYVKAGTQPTTGSFDCRPYLNGNNETCSFTPTVETTYHVMLRGYSAYSGTSLVANY, via the coding sequence ATGTCATTGCAAACCCAAGCAGCAGAGCTGCTCAGTATTGATAGTGCAAATGCTATCAAGGACACCTATATCGTGGTGTTTGACACGCCCAGTGTGTTGAATACACAAGATGCATCAGCCATGGCAGACTTTGCGACCCAGCAAGGTAACAGCCTAGCTAACGAATACAATATCAGTGTGATTAATAATTTTGGCAGTGCGCTAAACGGCGTGTTAATCAAAGCCAATGCAAAGCAAGTCAATGAATTACTCAATGACCCAAAAATTAAGTACATAGAACAAGATCAAATGATGTCTATTACGCCACAAGTATCCATTGCAGGCGATCAGGCGAGCCCAACTTGGGGTATAGACAGGATCGATCAGCGCGATTTGCCACTGAGCAATAGCTACCATTATGATTACGATGGCACAGGTGTCACAGCCTATGTGGTTGATACCGGCGTGCTCAATGGTCATAACGAGTTTGGTGGCAGAGCCAGCAGTGGTTATGACTTTATCGATAACGATAGCGATACTACGGATTGTAACGGTCACGGTACTCATGTCGCTGGCACCATCGGCGGCTCTACCTACGGTGTGGCAAAGAATGTCAATATCGTCGGTGTGAGAGTATTAAATTGTAGTGGTTCAGGTAGTAATTCCGGGGTAATTGCCGGCATTAACTGGGTGAAAAACAACGCCTCAGGCCCTTCAGTTGCCAACATGAGTTTAGGTGGCGGTGCATCCCAAGCCACTGATGATGCGGTTAACGCTGCTGTCGCTGCGGGAATAAGCTTTGTGGTAGCAGCCGGTAACGATAACAGCAATGCTTGTAACTATTCACCCGCACGCGCCGCTGATGCTGTCACCGTTGGTTCAACCACCAGCACAGATGCACGTTCAAGCTTCTCAAACTACGGTACCTGTCTTGATATTTATGCGCCAGGCTCTAGCATTAAATCAGCTTGGTACACCTCAAATAGCGCCACCAATACCATTAGCGGCACGTCTATGGCTGCGCCTCATGTGGCCGGTGTTGCCGCCCTTTACCTCAACGAAACCCCAAGCATGACACCAACTCAAGTCACAGGCATGCTATCAAGCCGCGCCAGCAGTGGTAAGGTTAGTGATGCTAAGACTGGCTCACCTAATGCGCTACTCTATTCGTTGGCTGGAGGCTGTGGCTCAGACTGCCCACCACCGCCAGGAGATACGGAATTATTCGATGAGCAAGCCGTTAGCACATCCGGCGCTCAAGGCTCTGAAACCCATTACTTTATTGAAGTTCCTGCCAATGCAACCAGCCTAGCGGTCAATTTAGCAGGTGGTAGCGGCGATGCGGATATTTATGTCAGTCAAGGCACTAAGCCAACACTCACAAGTTACCAGTGTCGTCCGTTCAAGAACGGCAACAATGAAAGCTGTAATTTCACTAACCCGGCAGCAGGAAAATGGTATGTCATGGTGCAAGGTTACTCAGCTTACGCCAATGCTAACCTCACCGCGGACTACACAGTTGGCGGAGGTTCAACCTGTAACACCAGCGATTGCCTAGTCAATGGTGTTCCAAGAACAGGATTAGCAGGTGCTTCTGGATCACAGACTTTCTATAAGGTGATAGTGCCTGCTAACCGGACATTAACGGTTGCCATGAGCGGTGGCTCTGGCGATGCAGATCTGTATGTTAAAGCAGGAACTCAGCCAACAACAGGCAGCTTTGATTGCCGCCCTTACTTAAACGGTAACAATGAGACTTGCTCATTCACGCCAACCGTTGAGACCACTTACCATGTGATGCTAAGGGGCTATAGCGCCTATTCTGGTACCAGTTTAGTGGCTAATTACTAA
- a CDS encoding DUF599 domain-containing protein, which yields MTITFLDGLALFCFIGSWLGYTFFARKKAKNTNCIARCLHQHRIHWMRMLMTKDIRVSEVALLANLERNIAFFASTTLLVLAGVLTLFAQVDQVEEVIGSIPYSAKADHALMQAKLALLAGIFVMAFFQFTWSMRQYGFLNVMIGAAPVDKDGKNESLKAYAKQMATVQDQAAHSYNYGLRSYYFSIAALCWFFHSWLLIAASLFVVYTLYHREFKSKAVVAITAAQGHLEQYMASNNHDVLKDEPKV from the coding sequence ATGACAATTACATTTCTCGATGGTTTGGCGTTATTTTGCTTTATAGGCTCTTGGTTGGGCTATACGTTTTTTGCCAGAAAGAAAGCAAAGAACACTAACTGTATTGCACGCTGTCTGCACCAGCATAGGATCCATTGGATGAGGATGCTGATGACGAAGGACATCAGAGTCAGTGAAGTGGCATTATTGGCAAATTTGGAGCGCAATATTGCGTTTTTTGCCTCAACCACCTTGCTGGTGCTCGCTGGCGTATTGACGTTATTTGCTCAAGTCGACCAAGTAGAGGAGGTGATAGGCTCTATTCCTTACTCGGCTAAAGCCGATCATGCACTCATGCAAGCAAAGCTTGCCTTATTAGCAGGAATATTTGTGATGGCATTTTTTCAGTTTACTTGGTCTATGCGGCAGTATGGCTTTTTGAATGTGATGATAGGCGCAGCACCGGTAGATAAAGATGGCAAGAATGAGTCGTTAAAAGCTTATGCCAAGCAGATGGCCACAGTGCAAGATCAGGCGGCACACTCCTACAATTATGGCTTGAGATCTTACTATTTTTCCATTGCGGCACTGTGTTGGTTTTTCCACTCTTGGTTGCTCATAGCCGCCAGTTTATTCGTGGTTTATACCTTGTATCATCGTGAATTTAAATCTAAGGCCGTGGTGGCCATTACTGCCGCTCAAGGACATTTAGAGCAGTATATGGCATCGAATAATCACGATGTGCTTAAAGATGAACCGAAAGTCTAG
- a CDS encoding putative bifunctional diguanylate cyclase/phosphodiesterase translates to MTARFKSLTWKQTNLVVFTALFFAIAIFFVEVALVGIDTKHQLEKEQTELLDSVEQTAANSVWALDDKLAEQTLKGIMKVDNISSASITLDDNSLFVTVANNQESVQDYHVALSEFLFGHLEQASRPLYRPFYFEANKELQLIGTLTIIYDTHSLTNNLFGQLKFSFIATLARALLLTLVLSLVFHRFLTQPIAKISEAIDKIDPDNPDENLLPASIAHKDDELGLVTSKFNQILLQFSQAQNKLRKMATRDPLTGLPNRALLLETLSVTIQRSRVHKRSFAIFFIDLDRFKNVNDSLGHTIGDQFLARIARILERGIGDKGSVARLGGDEFVILADEIQTPSQAADFVGKLLSQLNTPIQLNEHSIHPAASIGISIYPDDCASAEDLIRHADIAMYSAKAAGSNQWAFFKQQMTERAAVRLRTEASLHDALKNNEFVLYFQPKFDLKTNKVVSCEALIRWQQDGRLISPMSFIPVAEETGIIVPIGRWVIEQSCKVLRDWQRKYNYVIPIAVNVASQQFADASLVPDIKQLALRYQIRPEQLEIEITETSLMNDIEQAIAKLEQLKSAGFRIAVDDFGTGYSSLSYLRHLPITTMKIDRCFVTDLPHDSAIASTILMLGQQLNLEIVAEGIENEEQLSWLNDHNCPIGQGFFFSQPLPLDEFETKYLAGQTAEIVTL, encoded by the coding sequence TGCGCTGTTTTTCGCCATCGCCATCTTCTTTGTTGAAGTCGCGTTGGTAGGCATAGACACAAAGCATCAATTAGAGAAAGAGCAGACTGAGCTGCTAGATTCTGTGGAGCAGACTGCAGCAAACTCAGTGTGGGCACTGGATGATAAGCTTGCAGAGCAGACCTTAAAAGGGATCATGAAAGTCGACAATATCAGCTCGGCGAGCATCACTCTCGATGACAATTCACTGTTTGTCACCGTCGCCAACAACCAAGAATCAGTTCAAGATTACCATGTCGCATTAAGTGAATTTCTGTTTGGACACTTGGAACAAGCGTCGCGCCCCTTGTATCGTCCCTTTTATTTTGAAGCCAATAAAGAGCTGCAACTCATTGGCACGTTAACCATTATTTATGATACCCATTCTTTAACCAATAATCTTTTTGGTCAGCTTAAATTTAGCTTTATCGCCACCTTAGCTCGAGCTCTTTTACTCACCTTAGTGCTTTCCTTGGTTTTCCATCGATTTCTGACCCAGCCTATCGCTAAAATTAGCGAGGCCATAGATAAGATTGACCCAGATAATCCCGATGAAAACTTATTGCCAGCATCTATTGCCCATAAAGACGATGAACTGGGACTGGTTACCAGTAAATTTAATCAAATTTTACTGCAATTTAGCCAAGCTCAGAACAAACTTAGAAAAATGGCCACCAGAGATCCCCTAACCGGTTTGCCCAATCGCGCCCTTTTGCTAGAAACGCTCAGCGTCACCATACAAAGATCGCGAGTGCACAAGCGCAGTTTTGCTATTTTCTTCATCGATTTAGACAGGTTCAAAAACGTCAATGACTCCTTAGGCCATACCATAGGCGATCAATTCCTTGCACGTATCGCGCGTATTTTGGAGCGGGGCATAGGCGACAAAGGCAGCGTGGCACGTTTGGGTGGCGATGAGTTTGTGATCTTGGCCGATGAAATCCAGACTCCATCACAGGCCGCTGATTTCGTAGGTAAATTATTATCACAACTCAATACGCCTATCCAACTTAATGAGCATTCTATTCACCCTGCCGCCTCTATCGGTATCTCCATTTACCCCGATGATTGTGCCAGTGCAGAAGATCTTATTCGCCATGCCGATATTGCCATGTACAGCGCCAAAGCGGCGGGTTCCAATCAATGGGCCTTCTTTAAACAGCAGATGACAGAAAGAGCGGCAGTGCGTTTGCGAACTGAAGCTTCGTTACATGACGCCCTTAAAAATAATGAATTTGTACTGTATTTTCAGCCTAAGTTTGATTTGAAAACCAATAAGGTTGTCAGCTGTGAAGCCTTGATCCGTTGGCAACAGGATGGCCGTTTAATCAGCCCTATGTCATTTATTCCGGTGGCCGAAGAAACGGGGATCATAGTGCCCATCGGGCGCTGGGTTATAGAGCAGAGCTGTAAAGTATTGCGAGATTGGCAACGAAAATATAACTATGTCATCCCCATTGCGGTCAATGTGGCATCACAGCAATTTGCCGATGCGAGCCTAGTACCTGATATTAAGCAATTAGCACTCAGGTATCAGATCCGCCCAGAACAACTAGAAATAGAGATTACCGAAACGTCATTGATGAACGACATTGAGCAGGCCATCGCAAAACTGGAGCAACTCAAATCAGCGGGTTTTAGAATTGCCGTGGATGATTTTGGTACAGGCTACTCATCCTTATCTTATTTACGACACTTGCCTATCACAACCATGAAGATTGACCGTTGCTTCGTCACAGACCTGCCTCATGACAGTGCTATTGCCTCAACTATCTTGATGCTAGGCCAGCAGCTCAATCTGGAAATCGTTGCCGAAGGCATAGAAAATGAAGAGCAGCTCAGTTGGCTTAACGATCATAATTGCCCAATAGGGCAAGGATTTTTCTTTAGCCAGCCGCTGCCATTAGATGAATTTGAAACTAAGTATCTGGCGGGGCAAACCGCTGAAATCGTTACGCTTTAA